GACACAATACGAACACCACAAAGCGGATCAGATGGACTCTTAAATAGTTTAATGTTCGTATAATTTGCTTAATAATTCAGAAGAAGTTAactttagtttttgttttggtttgagtttttttgttttttgagaaCGACGTGAGTGCCGAGGGGTCTTGCAAAGTACGTTACGACGAGAGAATTCTACCAACAGACAGCATTTGCTGTCTGCTGTCAGTTATtgctgtctccctctctccttagACAAATTTTTcgtccttcctccctcttACACACTCAAAATTGGACCCTAAATAACCCTCTCTATTTAGAGGTTTTGTTGGCAGGGCTGCTTGAGATGCTTGCCGGAAAACCAAACGTCATTGGAAAGCCCCTCGACGGCTGTCaaacgaatgttttttttttgtgtcttctTTTAATTCTTCTTCTTACTTAAAACGCCGAGTGCCGCTTTTGTGCAAATATCGCGGAGtcacaaaacaatagaaaacgCGATTTAGCCCCCCACAATCTTCGAGGGACTGCTGCGATTGAGCTGCGGATCGTCACCGTTTGGTAAGGCTCGCCGCCTCTCGTGCCGGTTGTCAAGAGTACCACCCCGTGTGTAAGCACGGGAAGAAACTGTAAAGTCATCATCCGGCAAACAACGACGTCTGTGGCCACCGAATCGCTTTTTATAGTCTTGCCAGCGAAGCGTTCCTAATGTTCTGCTCCATTCGCTTCCAGCCTTAATTTGTGGCCTCGACTCCCCCCCATCGGCGCCACGCCAAGCACTTTGGACGTACCGGAATAGAACTGACTGCTATCGATGGAGGACCGTACGAGCTCTGAAAGGGCATATGGAGGCTGCGAGGGCCCCGATGCCATGTACGTGAAGCTGATCTCTTCCGATGGGCATGAGTTCATCGTAAAACGCGAACACGCGCTTACCTCCGGTACGATCAAGGCAATGCTCTCTGGACCGGGTCAGTTTGCGGAGAATGAAGCCAACGAAGTGAACTTCCGAGAAATACCGTAAGTACTGCCGGAGCGATATTGCACCCTGATTTGCCTTATATAATCCAGAACAGCCACGATTCGAATCGCATCCGCATCGCCTCCGTGCCGAGTAGCGTAGCAGTCACTGATAATGGACGGAGGTCGTCACTGTTTGGGGATTACCGAACCGCTGGAACGAACTTTGATCCTTTCAATGACAGCTGCGCCAAGCGGCGCGATAGCAGCCTGTGTGATGTCACCGTGAATCCTGTGGTCACTAGATTGTTAACCGCATTTCGTTTCACTTAAATTTTTCAGCTCGCACGTCCTCGAGAAAGTGTGCATGTACTTCACGTACAAGGTCCGGTACACGAACAGCTCGACCGAGATACCCGAATTTCCCATCGCACCGGAAATTGCCCTCGAGCTGCTGATGGCAGCCAACTTCCTCGATTGCTAGGTGCCACTAAACTCGGCTGGTGCACAcatttaatttgtttccctCCTTTGtaagcctactactactactactactactccttctACAAGACGTAGAGATCAGACTGTTCAACAGGAACACAATTCACGTGCCCTGCCCCTCATTGATAAAAGATATCTGAGACTAGCGACTTCAAATTTAGCGCTTCATCCTTCCCGCAACTACACTTCCTTCCTGCAAGGATGTTCTTCCGCAAAACCGAACCTTTTCAGCGTCACTTTGTTGGTTAGTTCCATACCGTTGCTCCGTGACAAATAAACTAGGGTGAAAACTTGGTATAAAAACAAACCGGCGAGTGTGGAAATGTATtgtaaatattaaaattaattctCCAAACCAACTACCGTACACGAGCGTGTGTTACGGTTCGACAGTAggtttggcaaacatttgcaGCCGATTGCGACGTTCCTGTTCCAGCTTCTTCGCACGCTCCCAATGGTCGCGCGTTAGCGAGGGATGCCCACTGCTGAGCCCAACCAATCGTGCCAGCACGAACAGAGTGTGCAGATCATTCATTGAAACCTCCCCGCTACTACCAACGCGCATTTCCACAAAATCCTCCTCGACAACCGTCGGATCGAGAGTCTTCATGTCAAACGATCGTATCCTGGCGGTCGTCAGAAAGCGTCTCACCGCGTCCAGCTTCGGTGCGATATAGTGCCGACCTGCTTTGATCGTTTCatcgatcagctcgatcgCATCCAGATCCGGCATGATCGGTACCTGGCAATTGCTCTgtacgaagaagaaaaagattcgAGTTCGAAAAGGGATCGGGTCCGAGTAATGCGACCGAAGACTTACCGGTAGCATACTGCGTCCCTcactcagcaccagcaccggaacgTCCGCATTGAACTCGAGCTGGTAGAACTTGAAATCATACTTCAGCTGCTGATCGTTGATGAGATGCGCCACGTGACGGACCGCCTCGACGCCAGCCGCTTCTAGCTTTCCCGGTTGCAGCCGAGTCTCGTCCAGCACCAGATGCGTGTGAGGGGCCAGCTGTAGCAAGCCACTCGTTAGTTTGTTCGTCGTGTAATCCTTCCTGTCAATGACGGCCGGTAGAATGAGTTAGTCATGATCACGAAATATAAATAGCTTGCAATGGATCAGCGCGAAGGGATTACCTTGGAGCGAACTGAACCGTGTTCATGTTCTCGAGTGTCATCGGAAAGTAGTGGCTCGCCGGAAGCAGCATCTCGAGCAACTGGTACAGCGATTCCGTATAAACCGGAAGCACCTGTCCCGGGATGTTGCTCAGATTCAAACAGAACTGACCGCGTGATTCTACCTCATAGCGAAGATAAACCGATGATACGAGATGACAGAGCAGATAGTCGGCCGCAACACGATCGCCAAACAGACACTGGGTGAGCAGATTGTGCAGTTCCTTTACGATCGCCGCGTTGGCAGCGCTATCGTCCGGTGATCCGTTGGATGATGGTGTGCGGCTATCCAGCAACAGCGGATTGGTGTGGGTCAGTTTACGGACGGAGATCGCATGTAAGCGAGGGATAAGCGATGGTGGCGGATGTGTGGCTTGGTGCTCGGACATTTCGTCCTCGAACGCATCCATATCCGCCACATCGCCGGCACCGTCCAAAGCCGGGTTAACCGATAGAAAACCGACCGCCTCGATCACGGTATTGAGCGTCCAGTTCTCGATGTCACTGTATAGCTTCACCAAACACGCCTTCCCGGGACGGTCGCTGATCGGGGAGTTGAGCAGGTAGTCCGCGGACAACGCCACAGGTGCAGCTGTGCAAGACTGTGTTTCAGTCGCCGCGGATTTCGATTCAGTGGCCGGTTTCTTGGTTTCTTTCTCACGCACATCCGCCGGTGCATCGGTGTCCAtctcttcgtcatcgtcgtgcccCCGTTTAACACGACCCGGTATCGGCGTCGGATCTTCGTCGGATCCTTCCTctgttgcaccaccaccagccgtcgTATTGTTCTGTTTCTCGTGCTCGATTGCCCACCGGTTCTGACCCGGTATCGTAACGACGAACATGGATCGCCGCTCACCGAAAGTTTTGTCTTCCCCGCCGTTCGCATTATCGACGCGTTCCGTGGCCGCGTTATACACGAGCATGTCCCGGTACTGGCCATTCTGGTGACGGACGATGGATTCGCTCGTCTTACACCGCACGCCGTAGCGCTTGAGGTAACACTCCGGGTCCTGCATGTCCTGTACCATCCCCCGGAATCGCACCAGCTGCCCATCGACCAGGTGTTGTGGGGCCATGCAGTTCAGCAGCGGGATCGAGCGCCAAACGGTGTCATCTTCCGCCGTGAGCTGCTTCAAGCAATTCGATTCGTTCTCGACGAAATACTCGGGTGTCCAGGTTGCCACCGGTTCCATTTCGTATTTCTACACTTTAAAGTTAATGCAACGAAAGGACCTTTCAATTTTAGGTGCTTAATTAAGGACAAGGACAAAGGAGCACAACACGCGCCGAAGAAGTTTTGCGCCAAAACTGAACCGGTTTTGCTGGGGGGAACTGGGGTTCAACCGGCGTTGATGCTGTGTTGTTGAGTACTCGAGGCTGTCGGCCGACTGCGAACtgattttcaaatttttcagTAAGCCTGGATTAAGTTTAGTTTTTGTGCAGCTGAGACGAACTGGATAAAACAAATCGATGCTCAACTTGGATTTTGATTAGAGATTTTAACCTATTTTCAGTTCTTTCTTCCTACTCCTACTACTTCCTACTTCTTACTCAGAGGATTTATCAAAAATCTACATACACCTACACCCGACTACATACATCTACACCCGACTACATAAATTTACCTTTAGCAACAATTCTTGTTTTATCAGATGCCGAGAACCAACACCCAACTAGGAGGGGTCAGAGTTGAAACAATCTGAGCGAAAACACAAGTGTTTGTCTTTCCTTTTTACCTTTATTGCAAAcagctttcatttttttggtttgtgctttttttaCAAATGCCACAGCCCACCGCCGCTGTGCCTAGcacattttttaaacattttttgctGTCTTTTGTTTTAGTTTAAGCATAATACGGTAAGAATATGTGGTGCAACAATATTTACACTATAATTTGGATTGCTGCACAGttagtagaagaaaaaaatggtgaaGAAATTACAAGTTAGACAAAGAACATGGGGTTCCTGTCGTTAACATCGGATGAAATCTGGATATCGCGATAAGCTCGCTCCAAATCATTCATGTTGATTTTACGGctgaaaagaagagaaagagcacaTGAGAAAATACAGATAAGATGCAAGGTCCCTCTCCACGATCAAATATTAAGGCATACCCGGGCGCATACTCACTTTTTGATGTAGACCCGACCACGGAATGCCGCATGATGGGCATAGTACGTCGGGGCGGGGTAAGACACCGCCCGATTGCAACGTGCAAACATATGACATAGATTATAGGTCATTGCCTGCAGCTCGTCCGGGTTGCAGTTGGAATCATCGTACAGCACTACGTACTTGGTCGGCTTGGCCACACCCTGCACGGCAGCATGGCTGACAAGGTAGAACTCGAACCGATCCGGTGCCGTGATCTCCCGGTCCACGATCGTACCGGGCGGAACGTTCGCATTCTTTCCCTCCGTTGGGCCGCCGGCCACCGGGAAGAAGCGCGTATGGTGGCGCTTCTGCACGACGATAAAAGTGACCGCCGGTTTATATGACTGCCCAATGCGACCGATCGCCGCGTGAATAGCCTGCATTTCGATGGTTAGGATTTCCGAAAACTGCCCATCGGACACACCGTCCCGGTAGTACATGATGCGTTCGGGGAGCGCCTTGTTGTACTCCCGGTACAACTGTACCTGCCGGTACACGATGTTCTCGAGATCGCGAATCATTTCGTCGCGGGCACCCTGCAGACGAACACTGCAATTGTACCGGAACCCTTCGAGATCGTAGAGGGCCGTAACACCGACAACACTCGGCACATCGTCACTGGTCGGATGCGTAACGTCCGCACCGATGTACATCACCTTACCACGAGCCAGCGGTGGTTGCGAGCCAATGGCCAGCTTGTGGTTCGTTCCATTCGTTTTCGTGTTGATCTGAAAGTAAAATCGTCGATCGAAAgtaaaaaataagaaacaaaactGATGAACAAACGGACGACCCTAAACAGATGATGTCGTTACCTTCAACATGATGT
This sequence is a window from Anopheles darlingi chromosome 3, idAnoDarlMG_H_01, whole genome shotgun sequence. Protein-coding genes within it:
- the LOC125953686 gene encoding mini-chromosome maintenance complex-binding protein; protein product: MEPVATWTPEYFVENESNCLKQLTAEDDTVWRSIPLLNCMAPQHLVDGQLVRFRGMVQDMQDPECYLKRYGVRCKTSESIVRHQNGQYRDMLVYNAATERVDNANGGEDKTFGERRSMFVVTIPGQNRWAIEHEKQNNTTAGGGATEEGSDEDPTPIPGRVKRGHDDDEEMDTDAPADVREKETKKPATESKSAATETQSCTAAPVALSADYLLNSPISDRPGKACLVKLYSDIENWTLNTVIEAVGFLSVNPALDGAGDVADMDAFEDEMSEHQATHPPPSLIPRLHAISVRKLTHTNPLLLDSRTPSSNGSPDDSAANAAIVKELHNLLTQCLFGDRVAADYLLCHLVSSVYLRYEVESRGQFCLNLSNIPGQVLPVYTESLYQLLEMLLPASHYFPMTLENMNTVQFAPRKDYTTNKLTSGLLQLAPHTHLVLDETRLQPGKLEAAGVEAVRHVAHLINDQQLKYDFKFYQLEFNADVPVLVLSEGRSMLPSNCQVPIMPDLDAIELIDETIKAGRHYIAPKLDAVRRFLTTARIRSFDMKTLDPTVVEEDFVEMRVGSSGEVSMNDLHTLFVLARLVGLSSGHPSLTRDHWERAKKLEQERRNRLQMFAKPTVEP
- the LOC125953687 gene encoding elongin-C, coding for MEDRTSSERAYGGCEGPDAMYVKLISSDGHEFIVKREHALTSGTIKAMLSGPGQFAENEANEVNFREIPSHVLEKVCMYFTYKVRYTNSSTEIPEFPIAPEIALELLMAANFLDC